ATGAAAAACCGATTCAGCAAATTTAGCAGAGCGTGTAGAATCCACATTGATAAAAGAATCGTTCATAAAATAAAACTTGGCTTTCCCAGTATCAACAAGCTCTTTTTGAATAGTCGGAACGACGCCTTGTGCAAATTCTTTACAATTCGGGCATTTATAATCACCAAACTCAATAATCGAGACTGGAGCAGACTCCTCACCTAAGAAAGGTTGATTACTATAATCGATATTAATTCCTTTTGATTCCTTTTGGTCCTTTGATTGATTACCAAAGACAATGAGCGCTAAAATGCCAACAGCAATCAAACCAATAATCCAGAAAATGAACTTGGATGATGATTTCGATTCAGTTTTCTTGTTTTTGTTGTTATTTGCCATGATCAGACTCCTTTTAATGACGTATATGAAAAAAGGACAACGTTTTTGTCCAGATAATTTAAATATTACCTATCCCAATCAATAATGCAAATAAAAAATCTCTAGTACATAGCTAAAAATACAAATGAGTAGCTTTTAATTAATAGTAGGATATTATTAGTGTAGTTACTAATTTTATCAGTTCAAGGAGTTTAGAAGATGACAAACACGAGTAAAAAGTACATTGGTTATATTGGAACGTATACAAAAGGGGAAAGTAAAGGGATTTACTCTTTTACCTTTGACCCTCATATAGCAAAGATAGAAAATATTAAGGTCGCGGCACAGATAGAAAATCCTACATATTTAACTATCAGTAAGGACCAACGCTACCTTTATTCTGTCATAAAAAAGGGCGAAGATGGTGGTGTGGCTGCTTTTTCCATAAGTGAAGACGGCACTCTTACAGACATTAACAGTGACGTGCTTGCCGGATCACCGCCTTGTTATGTAAGTGTTGACAGCCAAAACAGCTATGTGTTCAGCGCAAACTACCATAAAGGATTAGTCGATTCCCGCATCATTAATCAGGAGGATGGTTCTATCCAGCCCGTGGCGTCTGTGATTAAGCATGAAGGCTCTGGACCAGACCCTCGCCAGGAAAAACCTCATTCCCATTATGTGGAGCTTACACCTGATGAAAAATATCTAGCGGTGGTTGAATTAGGCATTGATGCCCTAATTACATATTCCGTGGAGGATGACGGCACACTTACAAAAGCAAACTTCTTGCCATTAAAAGCTGGCAGTGGCCCAAGGCATTTGGTTTTTCACCCCAATGGTAAGTTTGCTTACATCATGACCGAATTCAGCTCTGAAGTCATCGTTTTAACATACTATGAGAAAGATGGCCATTTTACTGAAAAACAATATATCTCCACATTGCCTGCTAGTTTCACGGAAAATAATCAAGGCAGTGCGATTCATATTTCTTCTGATGGACGCTTTATTTATGCAGGCAATCGCGGACATAATAGCATCGCTGTATTTAGTGTAAACCAGGAATCGGGAGAGCTTAACTTTGTGGAACATGTTTCCACTGAAGGGGATTGGCCGAGGGATTTTGAATTAGACCCGTCCGAAAAATTCATTGTAGCTTCGAATCAGGAATCGGGTAATCTTGTGTTATTTTCACGGGATAAGAATTCAGGCAAGCTTACTTTAATTCAATCAGATATTGCTGTGCCATATCCAGTTTGTGTAAAGTTTTTACATGAATAGGGACCTTACTGGATAAGAAAAATGTCTAACCTGGTTTTAAAAAACCTTTCAGGCATAAGGTGTAAAAAGAGTGAATCCGTGACAATCTAAAGAGGACGTATGTCGTAAAGGATGTGTCCTAATTGCATTTTTTCCATAGCCAGGAATCTTTAACGATATTAGAGTGGATATTAAGAGCAGCAGTCTCTTTTATATTTGTAATCTTAACTGTGAAAATAATGGGTACTCGTGCCATTTCACAATTAAGATTACTTGATTTTGTTATCGCGTTAATCCTTGGAAACATCATTGCCCATCCCTTATCGGACCAAAGAATTGGATTAAAGGGATCAGTGATCACAACAATTATCATCGTAATGCTGTATTTGCTAGGCATTTTTTTGAGTTTAAAATGGCCAGGGCTACGAAAAGCCATTAATTCTGCCCCTTTCCCACTTATTAAGGAAGGAGAAATCCTATATAAAGGGTTAAAACGGGCCAGAATATCAATCGATGATTTATTGGCGGAATTGCGGAAAGAAAAAATTGAGGACGTTAAAAAAGTAGCGTTAGCCTTATGGGAATCTGATGGAGAGATCTCCTTTTTCTTGGACCCGCAATTTGAAGCTATTACACCGTCATTCTATCAGCTTCAAACTGAACCATTTGATCTCCCGCAGACGATAATAAGAGAAGGAAGGATTGACTTTTCTGTTTTGCAACACATAAATAAAGAAGAAGACTGGCTTGTGAACACTTTAAAGTCCCAACATCAAACAGATGTTCATGATGTTTTACTAGCGACTATTGACCGTAAGGCCAGCTTGAACGTATTTTTATATAAATAATTTCTTAATACCTATTAGACCCACATATTAAAAAATTCTTATTCGTGGGTCGGATGATAATTCTGCTACTTCTGTTTCATGATTAAACAGTAGAGCTTATTTTTCTCAAAAATACTCCAAATCGTGAATTTTTATTTATAAAATAACTTTTATGGATAATCCACCACATCACAATGATTCCAATTATGTCCTTAATAAGGTCGCCCATTGAAAAGGTTCTGAATGGAACAAAAATTTGATGTATTTCATCAATCAGGCTATAGGAGACGGAGAGAGTAATCGAGATTAACTCCTTACCTTTTCCAATTTCTCCAAAACTAAGAAAGGCCAAAATAAAAAATAAATAAAGTAAACCGAATTCAAAAAGATGTGCTAGTTCGAAACCAATTCCGATCATGATCAATATAGGCAAACTTATATGGAAAGGAAGATTACCAACTGATTCTGGGTTAAAGAAACTGGACTGGAGCCAAATAAATAACATGTAGCAAATAGGAACAATCCTTAAAAAAAGTCGATTTTTCAAAAAATCTATCATAATATCGTCCTTTGTTTTTATTTTTTGTTAAATATCGCTATTTCAATTTAATATATCATTTTTCTTCTTTATTAATTTTTATAAATTAAAATGACACTCCAAGAAAGTGAGTGTCATCTTGATAGTTTCTATTTATTCCTTAATTACTCAAACTTCGCACCTAAATAATTATGCGCAACACTCGGTTCTTTAGGAATCCTCCCAGATTCTATTTTGTCCTTGACAAAATCCTTTATAAATACAAAAAGCACCTCGTTCTTTGGTATAGTGGATTTGACGAGAATACACTACCAAACAGAAGAGGTGCTTCCTATATGATAGATCATAATGACCAAAACAATTGAAATCTTCCACTATCTTAAACTGAATACCCACTTTCATTAGATTTTATCAATTCTATTTAATCTCTTAGAGGTAAGCAGCATAACATCATCAAACTTGATCATTACTGAACCTTCAGAATAATTCCCAATTTCAGCCTTATTAGTAAATCCATTTAGATTATTTATTATATTTCTAACAAAGTTTTGCCCTGCTTCATGTGCATGAGGATACCCACCGCCAAATCTTGGATTTATTTCTGAAATAATGTACCCTAAATCAGTTTTAAAACAATCAATATCAATCGGTCCAATCGGACCTAGGACTTTTATTAGCTTTTCAATTAACTTAAGTAAACTTTCATCGTTTACAGCAATAGATTTGTCTGTTTCTCCAGCTCTCATCCTTATTTTTCTTTTACAAAAAATATTCGTTGCCTTTTTACTTAATAAATCAACATAGCAATCAACGCCGTATTCATTTCCTTGTATT
The DNA window shown above is from Neobacillus sp. WH10 and carries:
- a CDS encoding DsbA family protein, with product MANNNKNKKTESKSSSKFIFWIIGLIAVGILALIVFGNQSKDQKESKGINIDYSNQPFLGEESAPVSIIEFGDYKCPNCKEFAQGVVPTIQKELVDTGKAKFYFMNDSFINVDSTRSAKFAESVFHELGNEAFWKFHDLLFEKQPEDPQYEKIDVFTEKFLIDTLKEMANDQEVEKVVKHFQSEKSKEALDKDMNYVEKLGVTGTPTIFVNGKKFEGQNMDDLISMVEEASKEKK
- a CDS encoding YetF domain-containing protein; this translates as MHFFHSQESLTILEWILRAAVSFIFVILTVKIMGTRAISQLRLLDFVIALILGNIIAHPLSDQRIGLKGSVITTIIIVMLYLLGIFLSLKWPGLRKAINSAPFPLIKEGEILYKGLKRARISIDDLLAELRKEKIEDVKKVALALWESDGEISFFLDPQFEAITPSFYQLQTEPFDLPQTIIREGRIDFSVLQHINKEEDWLVNTLKSQHQTDVHDVLLATIDRKASLNVFLYK
- a CDS encoding lactonase family protein: MTNTSKKYIGYIGTYTKGESKGIYSFTFDPHIAKIENIKVAAQIENPTYLTISKDQRYLYSVIKKGEDGGVAAFSISEDGTLTDINSDVLAGSPPCYVSVDSQNSYVFSANYHKGLVDSRIINQEDGSIQPVASVIKHEGSGPDPRQEKPHSHYVELTPDEKYLAVVELGIDALITYSVEDDGTLTKANFLPLKAGSGPRHLVFHPNGKFAYIMTEFSSEVIVLTYYEKDGHFTEKQYISTLPASFTENNQGSAIHISSDGRFIYAGNRGHNSIAVFSVNQESGELNFVEHVSTEGDWPRDFELDPSEKFIVASNQESGNLVLFSRDKNSGKLTLIQSDIAVPYPVCVKFLHE
- a CDS encoding VanZ family protein, which gives rise to MIDFLKNRLFLRIVPICYMLFIWLQSSFFNPESVGNLPFHISLPILIMIGIGFELAHLFEFGLLYLFFILAFLSFGEIGKGKELISITLSVSYSLIDEIHQIFVPFRTFSMGDLIKDIIGIIVMWWIIHKSYFINKNSRFGVFLRKISSTV